A portion of the Tepidanaerobacter syntrophicus genome contains these proteins:
- the tilS gene encoding tRNA lysidine(34) synthetase TilS: protein MNVNEIFLSTLKKYNMIQKGDKIIAGVSGGPDSVCLLHLLVTLQGELNIYVYAAHLDHMIRGDESGQDAEFVEKLCKSWNIELFTERLDVPSYASAKGLSMEDAARRVRYDFFKRVRSEIKADKIATGHNRDDHEETILMNILRGSGLEGLLGIEPVRDFYIRPLIEIPREEIEEYLNQNNIPFRIDSTNLTTDYFRNSIRLELMPLIEQKYCPHLGKSLRRLSEIARRDLSFIKEEAQKASRDVLDFEPFCVIINIGKFLNLHEAIKYYVARFAIEKIAGDTKDFEEKHTALLVKFIEESETGKIIDLPKGIIGIKEYGRFVLYADGKDTDVPDYIYELSVPGKVVIAESGVTIEADIIPPDPNFNMPIDPNTAYLDFDKVGNCNLIVRNRRAGDKFKPLGADGFKKIKEFFIDEKIPRRKRNKIPIVESCGNIIWVAGMRIDDRFKLDDKTKKVLRLRIINEGNFDILDR, encoded by the coding sequence ATGAATGTAAATGAAATTTTTCTTTCAACGCTTAAAAAATACAATATGATTCAAAAAGGAGACAAGATTATTGCCGGAGTATCTGGAGGGCCTGATTCTGTCTGTCTTTTACATCTTTTAGTCACACTCCAAGGAGAACTTAATATTTATGTATATGCAGCCCATTTGGATCATATGATACGAGGCGATGAATCAGGACAAGATGCAGAGTTTGTAGAAAAATTATGTAAATCCTGGAATATTGAGCTTTTTACCGAAAGGCTTGACGTTCCTTCTTATGCCTCAGCCAAGGGACTTTCTATGGAAGATGCGGCAAGACGTGTCAGATACGATTTTTTTAAACGTGTAAGAAGTGAAATAAAAGCAGATAAAATAGCTACCGGCCATAACAGAGACGATCATGAAGAGACTATACTTATGAATATTTTAAGAGGCAGCGGTTTAGAAGGCCTACTGGGCATCGAGCCTGTTCGAGATTTCTATATAAGACCCCTTATTGAAATCCCGAGAGAAGAAATCGAAGAATACCTAAATCAGAATAATATCCCTTTTAGAATAGATTCAACAAATCTTACGACTGATTATTTTAGAAACAGTATTCGCCTTGAATTAATGCCTCTGATTGAACAAAAATACTGTCCTCATCTGGGGAAATCCCTTCGCCGCCTTTCCGAAATAGCGCGTCGAGACCTTTCGTTTATAAAGGAAGAGGCTCAAAAAGCTTCAAGAGACGTACTAGACTTTGAACCCTTTTGCGTTATAATAAACATAGGGAAGTTTTTAAATTTGCATGAAGCTATAAAATACTACGTAGCAAGATTTGCAATAGAAAAAATTGCCGGAGACACAAAGGATTTTGAAGAAAAACACACAGCGCTTCTGGTTAAATTTATAGAAGAATCCGAAACAGGCAAAATAATAGACTTGCCCAAAGGCATTATAGGCATTAAAGAATATGGCCGATTTGTGCTGTATGCTGACGGCAAAGATACGGATGTTCCTGATTATATTTATGAGCTTTCCGTTCCGGGCAAGGTTGTTATAGCCGAAAGTGGAGTTACGATAGAAGCCGATATTATACCGCCCGATCCTAATTTTAATATGCCTATTGACCCAAACACCGCATACCTTGATTTTGATAAAGTGGGAAACTGCAATCTGATTGTAAGAAACAGAAGAGCCGGCGACAAATTTAAACCTTTAGGTGCTGATGGTTTTAAAAAAATAAAGGAGTTTTTTATTGATGAAAAAATTCCTCGAAGAAAGAGAAATAAAATCCCAATAGTAGAATCTTGCGGTAATATCATTTGGGTTGCAGGAATGAGAATTGATGATAGGTTTAAACTGGATGACAAAACAAAAAAAGTTTTGCGTTTAAGAATAATAAATGAAGGAAATTTTGATATACTTGATAGGTAA
- a CDS encoding glycosyltransferase family 4 protein, translating to MNIVILSTYPPRECGIASFSKDLRDNLVSIDENVSIIAITDAKNSYDYPKEVIFEVSQDEKESFREAADFVNQSSADVVIIQHEYGIFGGDDGSYVLEFANHLKKPFVVTTHTVLLEPTFGQKNVLSRLGAAANGIVCMTKRSAKLLSKVYSVPEHKIRVIPHGVPFFEPKGRDELKQKYGYTGRTIVSTFGLIGPGKGIENCIKAISELVPHHPDILYLVLGKTHPNIIKKYGESYRASLVSLVEELGLTDNVKFINEFLSLDKLGDYLYMTDVYVTPYPNKNQAVSGTLTYAVGCGRAIVSTPYEYALEILGDGRGLIAQNSDDPKELAFLIEKIINDPALKQSLENKAQELGKKMSWNNVAKLYRSFLEELIAFADSKIKEVVSDERSLL from the coding sequence ATGAATATCGTTATTTTGAGCACTTATCCCCCTAGAGAATGCGGGATAGCTTCTTTCTCTAAGGACCTTAGGGACAATCTTGTATCTATCGATGAAAATGTCAGCATCATCGCCATAACAGACGCAAAAAATTCCTACGATTATCCCAAAGAGGTTATTTTTGAGGTAAGTCAAGATGAAAAAGAAAGCTTTCGGGAGGCAGCAGATTTTGTAAATCAATCTTCGGCAGATGTTGTCATAATCCAGCATGAATACGGTATATTCGGAGGCGATGACGGCAGCTATGTCCTTGAATTTGCAAATCATCTTAAAAAACCATTTGTAGTTACTACTCACACAGTGCTTTTGGAGCCAACTTTTGGTCAAAAAAATGTGCTTTCTCGGTTAGGAGCTGCAGCAAACGGAATTGTGTGTATGACAAAAAGATCCGCAAAGCTTTTGAGTAAAGTTTACAGCGTCCCTGAACATAAAATACGCGTAATCCCTCATGGCGTTCCATTTTTTGAACCTAAAGGCAGGGATGAATTAAAGCAAAAATACGGATATACCGGAAGAACAATAGTTTCAACCTTTGGCCTTATAGGTCCGGGTAAAGGCATTGAAAATTGCATAAAAGCAATTTCCGAACTTGTACCGCATCATCCGGATATTCTTTACTTAGTTCTCGGCAAAACACATCCGAATATTATAAAAAAATATGGGGAATCTTATAGGGCTTCGCTTGTAAGCTTAGTAGAAGAATTAGGATTAACCGACAATGTAAAATTTATAAATGAATTCCTCTCACTAGATAAGTTGGGAGATTATCTTTACATGACTGATGTGTATGTAACGCCATATCCCAACAAAAATCAGGCTGTAAGCGGCACGCTAACTTATGCGGTAGGATGTGGAAGGGCAATAGTATCTACGCCTTATGAATATGCTCTTGAAATATTGGGCGATGGAAGAGGGCTTATTGCTCAAAATAGTGATGACCCTAAAGAACTTGCTTTTTTAATAGAAAAAATTATTAACGATCCCGCCTTGAAACAATCCTTGGAAAATAAGGCGCAAGAATTGGGTAAAAAAATGAGTTGGAATAATGTCGCAAAGTTATATAGGAGCTTTTTAGAAGAACTCATCGCTTTTGCTGATTCCAAGATAAAAGAGGTGGTGTCTGATGAAAGAAGTCTCCTATAA
- a CDS encoding glycosidase encodes MSVNENVVEKGDEFRKKVDEILNAMQDMSYADLVVGIPFYNEKDTIESILKTVDEGLEAFPNLKKLIVCIGDPAGSDALEIIRSTKLKTPNISFILDPGINGRGFSIMTILEIAKQLEADAIILKADMVSENGEGFSHSWIEQLIYPITQGYDAVFAKFKRHYFENTTGTLLVRPLLETIYGYNLYDPLSGLYGIAHDLVEDYCMEASHWLSYIGGYGIDPWLVTRAVVWDKKICEVDLGATLSPSSMQKILFLFKEITRSFWECIIADQDYWLNHNDILKFPDKLLRFTANEDVPKKAYYKFTDFVSIFKSDYEKYGLIYKKLLPKELASSAEEVYNLSYESFILDEELWATFTYRFLEAYCFSEEISKEDILSAFMVAYEGAVAGYIKQINNFKRRFDNANPEDIENLAYKKIIDFETSQTKAFLKLKSSFTKNWVSKSEEKAPPIVPLDYLEFIPGVPIVLPKQLTSLNGQVVWTNGIFNEIKKKYTAAFYDFIYNKLHIPRDADSKEIVAGISELVAQLEKTANLLFAGDLHTLKGTKESVDKMFEMMPCGKVMAVKEEILEKLLCEFIPSNLLVAMGYTSIGELLDAVTPRKAMALAFISEERAYVDRINLWLEDNLRPDNMEEVEIERIVVGKNKFPNIASMSNISALNKITGVIIISTLAKGMGGRYPKLLYFTHIIKSAIEAEHYAYIWRLYARERRNFGIKVINSIIGHHGKDIFSAHNIFENWHQKEFVARLKILGKKLEDMGMKTEAEAIYLMAEGYNLSFTLEDGTFIPCSAWSWASYSFKGGKGVPAPLSIHVERNWFNNELLVELCKYMGYSEEEIMEVVFQLMGEGKESYDIANILLKIKPFNDAVVVQDIENWPPAGSLVRYEGNPILRPIHDHPWESKYVLNAAALKIENKVFILYRAFGDDNISRIGMAVSDGCNILERLPEPIFFPQTPQEKKGCEDPRTVIMGDKIYMFYTAYDGVVAQIAAACIGITDFLKRDFSKWERLGLAFPNIWNKDAVIFPEKINDQYILYHRIEPSIWVSYSEELKFPWPKDGHKIIMGPRTGMMWDSMKIGAGAQPIKTKYGWLLIYHGVDDNLVYRLGAALVELDNPSRLLYRSPNPILSPQMHYEVGDKSTSWVPNVVFTCGAVPVSDREILEADDEILVYYGAADTYLCAAFGKIGDLIPYEIRQKTEKR; translated from the coding sequence TTGAGCGTAAATGAAAATGTAGTTGAAAAAGGAGATGAATTCCGTAAAAAGGTAGACGAAATTCTAAATGCTATGCAAGATATGAGTTATGCAGATTTAGTTGTAGGGATTCCATTTTATAATGAAAAAGATACAATTGAATCTATCTTAAAAACAGTAGACGAGGGACTTGAAGCGTTTCCAAACCTAAAAAAACTAATAGTTTGCATCGGGGATCCTGCAGGAAGCGATGCCTTAGAAATTATAAGAAGCACAAAATTAAAAACGCCAAATATATCCTTTATATTAGATCCGGGTATAAACGGCAGAGGCTTTAGCATAATGACCATTTTAGAGATAGCAAAACAGCTTGAAGCCGATGCCATAATTCTAAAGGCAGATATGGTAAGTGAAAATGGAGAGGGATTTTCCCACTCTTGGATAGAACAACTTATATATCCTATTACCCAAGGCTATGATGCGGTTTTTGCAAAATTTAAAAGACACTATTTTGAAAATACCACAGGTACTTTGCTGGTAAGACCATTACTTGAAACAATATACGGATATAATCTATATGATCCTTTATCAGGTTTATACGGGATAGCTCATGACCTTGTAGAGGATTACTGTATGGAAGCATCCCATTGGCTCAGCTATATAGGCGGATATGGAATAGATCCTTGGCTTGTAACTCGCGCAGTGGTATGGGATAAAAAAATTTGCGAGGTAGATTTAGGAGCTACACTATCTCCTTCGTCAATGCAAAAAATACTTTTTCTGTTTAAAGAGATTACCAGATCTTTTTGGGAATGTATCATTGCTGATCAGGATTATTGGTTAAACCATAATGATATCTTAAAATTTCCTGATAAGTTGTTGCGATTTACAGCAAACGAAGATGTGCCGAAAAAAGCATACTATAAATTTACAGATTTTGTAAGCATATTTAAGTCTGATTATGAAAAATATGGGTTAATTTATAAAAAACTGCTGCCAAAAGAACTTGCATCTTCGGCAGAGGAAGTTTATAATCTTTCCTATGAAAGTTTTATATTGGATGAGGAACTGTGGGCGACGTTCACTTATCGTTTTTTAGAAGCATATTGTTTTTCTGAAGAAATATCAAAAGAAGATATTTTATCTGCATTTATGGTGGCGTATGAAGGTGCTGTAGCAGGATACATAAAACAGATAAATAATTTCAAGAGACGTTTTGACAATGCGAACCCTGAGGATATAGAAAATCTTGCCTACAAAAAAATAATAGATTTTGAGACGTCTCAAACAAAGGCATTTTTAAAATTAAAAAGTTCTTTTACAAAAAACTGGGTTAGTAAATCAGAGGAAAAAGCGCCTCCAATTGTGCCATTAGATTATTTAGAATTTATCCCTGGTGTGCCAATTGTGCTTCCGAAGCAACTGACAAGTTTAAACGGACAAGTAGTGTGGACGAATGGAATATTTAATGAAATTAAGAAAAAATACACTGCTGCTTTTTACGATTTTATATATAATAAACTGCACATTCCAAGAGATGCTGATTCTAAAGAAATAGTTGCAGGGATAAGTGAACTTGTAGCACAACTTGAAAAAACCGCAAATTTACTGTTTGCAGGCGATCTTCACACGTTGAAGGGAACAAAAGAATCAGTTGATAAAATGTTTGAGATGATGCCTTGCGGCAAAGTTATGGCGGTAAAAGAAGAAATATTAGAGAAGCTGTTATGTGAGTTTATTCCTTCGAATCTTTTGGTAGCAATGGGTTATACGAGCATAGGGGAACTTTTAGATGCTGTGACACCCCGAAAAGCCATGGCTTTGGCGTTTATAAGCGAGGAGAGAGCCTATGTAGACAGGATAAATTTATGGCTGGAGGATAATCTCAGGCCGGATAATATGGAAGAAGTGGAAATAGAGAGGATTGTAGTTGGTAAAAATAAATTCCCCAATATAGCGAGCATGAGCAATATAAGTGCACTAAATAAAATTACAGGCGTTATTATAATATCAACGCTTGCAAAAGGAATGGGGGGTAGATATCCAAAACTTCTTTATTTTACCCATATAATTAAAAGTGCTATAGAAGCGGAACACTATGCTTATATCTGGAGGCTATATGCAAGAGAACGAAGAAATTTTGGTATCAAAGTAATTAATTCTATTATAGGACACCACGGCAAAGATATTTTCTCGGCTCACAATATATTTGAAAACTGGCATCAAAAAGAATTTGTAGCACGATTAAAAATTTTAGGGAAAAAACTCGAAGATATGGGAATGAAAACTGAAGCTGAAGCAATCTACTTAATGGCAGAAGGATACAATCTCTCATTTACCCTAGAAGACGGAACTTTTATACCTTGCTCAGCATGGAGCTGGGCGAGCTATAGCTTTAAAGGCGGCAAAGGAGTACCAGCACCTCTTTCAATTCATGTAGAACGAAACTGGTTCAATAATGAACTTTTGGTAGAACTATGTAAATACATGGGATACAGTGAAGAAGAAATCATGGAGGTAGTGTTTCAACTTATGGGAGAAGGAAAAGAAAGTTACGATATTGCAAATATCCTTTTAAAAATAAAACCCTTTAATGATGCTGTTGTAGTTCAAGATATAGAAAATTGGCCTCCCGCAGGAAGCCTTGTGCGATATGAAGGCAATCCCATATTGCGGCCTATCCATGATCATCCGTGGGAGTCTAAATATGTGCTCAATGCTGCAGCTCTCAAAATAGAAAACAAGGTATTCATACTTTACAGAGCTTTTGGCGATGATAATATTTCTAGGATTGGAATGGCTGTATCTGATGGCTGCAATATCTTAGAAAGACTTCCGGAACCTATTTTTTTCCCGCAAACTCCGCAAGAGAAAAAAGGTTGCGAAGATCCCAGGACAGTTATAATGGGAGACAAAATTTATATGTTTTATACCGCTTATGATGGAGTAGTAGCTCAAATAGCCGCCGCTTGTATTGGCATCACAGACTTTTTAAAAAGAGATTTTAGTAAATGGGAAAGATTAGGCCTTGCTTTTCCAAATATATGGAATAAAGATGCAGTTATCTTTCCCGAAAAAATCAACGATCAGTATATACTCTATCATAGAATTGAGCCTAGCATATGGGTTTCATATTCTGAAGAGCTTAAATTTCCCTGGCCGAAAGACGGGCATAAGATAATTATGGGACCTCGGACAGGAATGATGTGGGATTCCATGAAAATCGGTGCAGGTGCCCAACCTATAAAGACAAAATACGGGTGGCTTCTGATATATCATGGAGTCGATGACAATTTGGTCTACAGGCTGGGTGCAGCATTAGTTGAACTTGATAATCCGTCAAGACTTCTGTACAGGTCTCCAAACCCTATTCTTTCTCCACAGATGCATTATGAAGTGGGGGACAAATCAACATCGTGGGTTCCGAATGTAGTTTTTACCTGCGGTGCAGTTCCTGTAAGCGACAGAGAGATACTGGAAGCAGATGATGAAATTTTAGTGTATTATGGGGCAGCGGATACGTATCTTTGCGCTGCGTTCGGGAAAATTGGGGATTTAATACCCTATGAAATAAGACAAAAAACCGAAAAAAGATAA
- a CDS encoding M20 family metallopeptidase, producing MDWLLEADKISKDIVAIRRYLHMNPELGFEEHLTSEFVEKTLHDIGIKTKRVAGTGIIGILTGKDLGKTVGLRADMDALPLNDGKNVEYASKVKGKMHACGHDAHTAGLLGAAMLLAKHRESFIGQVKFLFQPAEETTGGALPMIKEGAMENPKVNAVFGLHCNAGLNTGKIGVIYGKAYASSDMFDIKIKGKSCHGASPQFGIDAIAVGAQVINCLQSIVSRSIDPLDSAVITVGKFNGGYQRNIIADAANLSGIIRTLEPETRKKIRNNFAKMVNKICEAYGAQADINIVESYPALVNDDKMVDLVRAAASKLIGEQNVVVVSKPGMGVEDFAYFLKEAPGAFFQLGVRNEAKGIVHPAHSNLFDIDEDALPLASAVLANIAFEYLMGNLNRS from the coding sequence ATAGATTGGCTTTTGGAGGCCGATAAAATAAGTAAGGATATTGTAGCTATCAGAAGATATCTTCACATGAATCCGGAATTAGGATTTGAGGAGCATCTTACCAGCGAATTTGTAGAAAAAACACTTCATGATATAGGTATTAAAACAAAAAGGGTAGCAGGCACCGGCATTATTGGCATTTTAACAGGAAAAGATTTAGGGAAAACGGTTGGGCTAAGAGCAGACATGGATGCCTTACCTTTAAATGATGGAAAGAACGTGGAGTATGCTTCAAAAGTAAAAGGAAAAATGCACGCCTGCGGTCATGACGCTCATACTGCCGGACTTTTGGGAGCGGCTATGCTTCTGGCAAAGCACCGGGAAAGCTTTATCGGACAGGTGAAATTCCTTTTTCAGCCTGCAGAAGAAACCACCGGCGGTGCACTGCCTATGATAAAAGAAGGAGCTATGGAAAATCCTAAAGTCAATGCAGTTTTTGGATTACACTGTAACGCGGGGCTTAATACAGGAAAAATTGGCGTGATTTACGGAAAGGCTTACGCCTCATCAGATATGTTTGATATAAAGATAAAGGGTAAAAGCTGCCATGGCGCAAGCCCCCAATTCGGAATCGATGCTATAGCAGTAGGAGCTCAGGTAATTAACTGCCTGCAGAGTATTGTAAGTCGCAGTATAGATCCACTGGATTCTGCTGTTATAACAGTCGGAAAATTTAATGGCGGTTATCAAAGAAATATTATAGCAGATGCTGCAAATCTTTCAGGAATAATAAGGACATTAGAGCCTGAGACTCGCAAAAAAATCAGGAATAATTTTGCTAAAATGGTAAATAAGATCTGTGAGGCTTACGGGGCCCAGGCTGATATTAATATAGTAGAAAGCTATCCCGCCCTTGTAAATGATGACAAAATGGTGGATCTAGTCAGGGCCGCAGCCTCTAAGCTCATTGGAGAGCAAAATGTAGTTGTGGTTTCTAAACCGGGCATGGGGGTGGAAGACTTTGCGTATTTTCTAAAAGAAGCACCTGGGGCCTTTTTTCAGCTGGGAGTAAGAAACGAAGCAAAAGGAATAGTGCATCCTGCCCACAGCAACCTGTTCGATATTGATGAAGATGCGCTGCCTCTTGCTTCAGCAGTTTTGGCAAATATAGCTTTTGAATATTTAATGGGAAATCTAAACAGAAGTTAG
- a CDS encoding NAD(P)-dependent oxidoreductase, with amino-acid sequence MPISKENTIIGFIGTGVMGKSMAKNLIKAGYELLVYNRTKSKAQELIELGAAWKDSPAEIAKEADVIITMVGYPKDVRELYLGEGRVIENAKKGSYLIDMTTSSPKLAMEIYEEAKARGLYALDAPVSGGDVGAREATLSIMVGGDREAFEEVKPIFEAMGKNIVLQGKAGAGQHTKMSNQIAIASNMIGVCEAMAYAKKAGLDPKLVLKSIESGAAGSWSLSNLAPRMLDGDFRPGFYIKHFIKDMKIALESAEEMGLKTPGLKLALSLYEELAEKGEEDSGTQALFKYYI; translated from the coding sequence ATGCCGATAAGCAAAGAAAATACAATAATAGGTTTTATAGGAACAGGCGTAATGGGGAAAAGCATGGCAAAAAATTTAATTAAAGCAGGGTATGAGCTTTTAGTATATAACCGGACAAAATCAAAAGCTCAAGAATTAATTGAACTTGGCGCAGCATGGAAAGACAGTCCTGCAGAAATTGCAAAGGAAGCCGATGTAATAATAACAATGGTAGGATATCCCAAAGATGTAAGAGAATTATATCTTGGAGAAGGTCGAGTAATAGAAAATGCGAAAAAAGGCTCTTATTTGATAGATATGACGACTTCAAGTCCGAAACTTGCCATGGAAATTTATGAAGAGGCTAAAGCACGGGGTTTATATGCCTTAGATGCACCGGTTTCAGGTGGGGATGTGGGAGCAAGAGAGGCAACCCTTTCTATCATGGTTGGAGGAGATAGAGAGGCGTTTGAAGAAGTTAAGCCTATTTTTGAAGCAATGGGTAAAAATATAGTGCTGCAGGGAAAAGCCGGGGCAGGCCAGCATACCAAAATGAGTAATCAAATCGCAATTGCCTCTAATATGATAGGAGTTTGTGAAGCTATGGCTTATGCAAAAAAGGCAGGCCTTGATCCGAAACTGGTTTTAAAAAGTATAGAATCAGGAGCTGCAGGCAGCTGGTCTTTGAGCAATTTAGCACCCAGAATGCTGGATGGAGATTTTCGACCTGGTTTTTACATAAAGCATTTTATCAAAGATATGAAAATTGCCTTAGAATCTGCAGAAGAAATGGGACTTAAAACCCCCGGCTTAAAACTTGCGCTTTCTCTATATGAAGAATTAGCGGAAAAAGGAGAAGAGGACAGCGGCACACAAGCACTTTTTAAATATTACATATAG
- a CDS encoding TIGR04076 family protein, whose translation MESVAKISRDVIAVVREVRGNCAAGIKVGDVLYFSGANIVKEKSDNICAYALTNIMPVVFACRLGTDFEKLGIDGRLWQCVDPGPPYTPGGTVLYEVMPAEKYKSKK comes from the coding sequence GTGGAAAGCGTTGCTAAAATTTCTCGCGACGTGATTGCTGTTGTACGGGAAGTTCGAGGAAATTGTGCAGCAGGAATAAAAGTTGGCGATGTACTTTATTTTTCCGGAGCAAATATTGTTAAAGAAAAATCCGATAATATTTGCGCTTATGCCCTCACAAATATCATGCCTGTAGTTTTTGCGTGCCGTCTGGGAACTGACTTTGAAAAACTTGGAATTGACGGCCGCCTGTGGCAATGTGTGGATCCGGGCCCGCCTTATACACCCGGTGGCACAGTTCTTTATGAAGTAATGCCTGCAGAAAAATATAAGTCAAAAAAATAA
- a CDS encoding Hsp20/alpha crystallin family protein: MAGLVPFNRRTPDILSDPFDDITNVLDDFFADVWPFRRSLVADTFKIDVLEDDKNYYIKAELPGVKKEEVNVTVDEGRIQISVNKEENVEEEGKNYIHRERRQTSMQRNIFLADAKDEGVVAKLENGILTVTVPKKEQTGKAVPIEIEG; this comes from the coding sequence ATGGCAGGATTAGTTCCTTTCAACAGAAGAACACCTGATATTTTAAGTGATCCTTTTGATGATATAACCAATGTGTTAGATGACTTCTTTGCTGATGTGTGGCCCTTCAGAAGGAGCCTTGTAGCTGATACTTTCAAAATTGACGTTTTAGAAGACGATAAAAACTACTATATTAAAGCAGAACTTCCCGGTGTAAAGAAAGAGGAAGTCAATGTAACAGTAGATGAAGGCAGAATCCAGATTTCAGTAAATAAAGAAGAAAACGTAGAAGAGGAAGGCAAGAACTATATCCACAGAGAGAGACGCCAAACCTCGATGCAGCGCAACATCTTCTTGGCAGATGCTAAAGATGAAGGCGTAGTTGCGAAACTGGAAAACGGTATTTTAACTGTAACCGTTCCTAAGAAAGAGCAAACAGGAAAAGCAGTGCCAATTGAGATCGAAGGTTAA
- the rplL gene encoding 50S ribosomal protein L7/L12, with the protein MTKEEIISAIENMTVLELSELVKDLQERFGVTAVAPVAAAAAPAAGGAAEAAEAEQTEFDVILSAAGDQKIKVIKVVREITGLGLKEAKDLVDNAPKPVKEKVSKEEAEQIKEKLAEVGATVEIK; encoded by the coding sequence ATGACAAAAGAAGAAATTATTTCTGCTATTGAAAATATGACAGTACTAGAGTTATCAGAACTTGTAAAGGATTTACAGGAAAGATTTGGAGTGACAGCAGTAGCTCCTGTGGCAGCTGCAGCAGCTCCTGCCGCAGGCGGAGCCGCAGAAGCCGCTGAGGCAGAGCAGACTGAATTTGATGTAATCTTATCTGCAGCAGGGGATCAGAAGATTAAAGTTATAAAGGTTGTAAGAGAAATCACAGGATTAGGCTTAAAAGAAGCAAAAGACTTAGTAGACAATGCACCAAAGCCTGTAAAGGAAAAGGTTAGCAAAGAAGAAGCCGAGCAGATTAAAGAAAAGCTCGCCGAAGTTGGAGCAACAGTAGAAATAAAATAA
- the rplJ gene encoding 50S ribosomal protein L10 — protein sequence MPVKESKIKAVEELKDKFSRSKAVILTDYRGLNVAAITELRRKLREQGIEYKVAKNTLMHIALEDFDYSLDDFLEGPTAVAFSYEDPVAPAKLLTEFAKTHKELEIKAGVVEGKVASREMIDELAKLPPKEQLLANAVGAIQSPLYGIVGVLQGTLRNLVYTLQAIEEKKAS from the coding sequence GTGCCAGTAAAAGAATCGAAGATAAAAGCTGTAGAAGAATTAAAGGATAAATTTAGTCGTTCAAAAGCTGTTATTCTTACGGATTATCGTGGCTTAAATGTAGCGGCCATAACCGAACTTCGCCGTAAGCTTCGGGAGCAGGGCATAGAGTATAAAGTTGCAAAAAATACGCTAATGCATATCGCTCTTGAAGATTTTGACTATAGCTTGGATGATTTTCTTGAAGGCCCTACTGCCGTAGCTTTCAGTTATGAAGATCCGGTAGCGCCTGCAAAGCTGCTAACAGAGTTTGCAAAAACCCATAAGGAATTAGAAATTAAAGCCGGTGTAGTGGAAGGCAAAGTTGCTAGCAGGGAAATGATTGATGAACTTGCTAAACTACCCCCGAAAGAACAACTTCTTGCAAATGCAGTCGGCGCAATTCAGTCGCCGCTATATGGTATTGTGGGAGTATTACAGGGAACGCTTCGCAATTTGGTTTATACATTGCAAGCTATTGAGGAAAAGAAAGCTTCTTAA